One stretch of Pseudomonas fragi DNA includes these proteins:
- a CDS encoding FAD-binding oxidoreductase, with protein sequence MTHPALIDELKTLVEPGKVLTDADSLNAYGKDWTKHFAPAPLAIVFPKTTEQVQAIVLWANAHNVALVPSGGRTGLSAAAVAANGEVVVSFDYMNQVLDINLTDRTVVCQPGVVTEHLQNLAEENGLYYPVDFASAGSSQIGGNIGTNAGGIKVIRYGMTRNWVAGMKVVTGKGDVLELNKDLIKNATGYDMRQLFIGAEGTLGFVVEATMRLDRAPKNLTAMVLGTADFDSIMPVLHAFQNKLDLTAFEFFSDKALAKVMDRGDVPSPFETDCPFYALLEFEATTEEVANAALETFEHCMEEGWVLDGVMSQSETQLQNLWKLREYISETISHWTPYKNDISVTVSKVPAFLKEIDAIVGEHYPDFEIVWFGHIGDGNLHLNILKPENLSKDEFFAKCATVNKWVFETVEKYNGSISAEHGVGMTKRDYLTYSRSPVEIEYMKALKAVFDPKGIMNPGKIFAV encoded by the coding sequence ATGACCCATCCTGCCTTGATTGATGAGCTGAAGACCCTGGTAGAGCCTGGCAAGGTTTTGACCGACGCCGACTCCCTTAATGCTTACGGCAAGGATTGGACCAAGCATTTCGCCCCAGCCCCGCTGGCCATCGTGTTCCCGAAAACCACCGAGCAAGTGCAGGCCATCGTGCTGTGGGCCAACGCCCATAACGTGGCGCTGGTGCCTTCGGGCGGCCGCACCGGTTTGTCTGCTGCAGCCGTAGCTGCCAATGGCGAAGTGGTGGTGTCGTTTGACTACATGAACCAGGTGCTGGACATCAACCTGACCGACCGTACCGTGGTCTGCCAGCCAGGTGTCGTGACTGAACATCTGCAGAACCTGGCCGAAGAAAACGGCCTGTACTACCCGGTGGATTTTGCTTCGGCAGGTTCCAGCCAGATTGGCGGCAATATCGGCACCAATGCCGGCGGGATCAAGGTGATTCGCTACGGCATGACCCGCAACTGGGTGGCCGGCATGAAAGTGGTCACCGGCAAGGGCGACGTGCTGGAACTGAACAAGGACCTGATCAAGAACGCCACCGGCTACGACATGCGCCAGCTGTTTATCGGCGCCGAAGGCACCTTGGGTTTTGTGGTGGAAGCCACCATGCGCCTGGACCGTGCGCCGAAAAATCTGACGGCGATGGTGTTGGGCACGGCAGATTTCGATTCGATCATGCCGGTACTGCACGCCTTCCAGAACAAGCTTGATCTGACGGCTTTCGAGTTCTTCTCCGACAAGGCGCTGGCCAAGGTCATGGACCGTGGCGACGTGCCTTCGCCGTTCGAGACCGACTGCCCGTTCTACGCCCTGCTGGAATTCGAAGCGACCACCGAAGAAGTGGCCAACGCTGCTCTGGAAACCTTCGAACACTGCATGGAAGAAGGCTGGGTGCTTGATGGTGTGATGAGCCAGAGCGAAACCCAGCTGCAGAACCTGTGGAAACTGCGCGAGTACATCTCCGAGACCATCTCCCACTGGACGCCGTACAAAAACGACATTTCGGTCACTGTGTCGAAAGTCCCGGCATTCCTGAAAGAAATTGACGCGATCGTCGGTGAACACTACCCGGACTTCGAAATTGTCTGGTTCGGCCATATTGGCGACGGCAACCTGCACTTGAACATCCTCAAGCCGGAAAACCTGAGCAAGGACGAGTTCTTTGCCAAGTGCGCGACGGTGAACAAGTGGGTGTTTGAAACCGTCGAGAAGTACAACGGTTCGATCTCGGCCGAGCATGGCGTGGGCATGACCAAGCGTGATTACCTGACCTACAGCCGCTCGCCGGTGGAGATCGAGTACATGAAAGCACTGAAGGCCGTGTTCGACCCTAAAGGCATCATGAACCCCGGCAAGATTTTTGCGGTTTAA
- a CDS encoding DUF4399 domain-containing protein, which produces MKALLSRVALASVLMGASVMATAAGLESEAAPKGAKVFIVEPKDGATVDQTFTVKFGIEGMPLAPITEATPHAGHHHLLIDVDQLPAENAPIPADANHIHFGKAQTETQVTLPPGKHTLQLVLGNQVHVPFKPSIVSEKITVNVK; this is translated from the coding sequence ATGAAAGCTCTACTGTCTCGTGTTGCGTTGGCTTCTGTGTTGATGGGCGCTTCGGTCATGGCCACGGCGGCCGGCCTGGAGTCGGAAGCGGCTCCAAAAGGCGCCAAAGTGTTTATCGTCGAACCTAAAGACGGTGCCACGGTTGATCAAACCTTCACCGTTAAATTCGGCATCGAAGGCATGCCGCTGGCGCCTATCACCGAGGCCACGCCACATGCGGGCCATCACCACCTGCTGATCGATGTCGACCAGTTGCCGGCCGAGAACGCACCGATCCCGGCTGATGCCAACCATATCCACTTCGGCAAGGCTCAGACCGAAACCCAGGTCACCCTGCCACCTGGCAAGCACACCTTGCAACTGGTGCTGGGCAACCAGGTGCATGTGCCGTTCAAGCCAAGCATCGTGTCGGAAAAAATCACGGTTAATGTGAAATAA
- a CDS encoding transporter substrate-binding domain-containing protein codes for MRLLPGLMLLLPLVSPFAQAELIDDVNDRGELRIALEADMPPFSFKQDGRLTGFDVELGELLAQELEVHASILVTDSDDLLSGVESGKYDVAINHVALTPALQDRFDFSEPYSHLQAQAIARQEQPRSPSSLAMLQGQTLGVAQGNTFVDRGPLVTVAQKAPDTDEEVALAIPFQKGNPAFQASLDKALQRIKADGRLEALSQKWFGAAARQP; via the coding sequence ATGCGTTTATTGCCGGGCCTGATGCTTTTACTGCCACTGGTGAGCCCTTTTGCTCAAGCCGAACTGATCGACGACGTGAATGACCGTGGCGAACTGCGCATCGCCCTTGAAGCCGATATGCCACCGTTCAGCTTCAAACAGGACGGGCGCCTGACAGGCTTTGACGTCGAGTTGGGTGAGTTGCTGGCCCAGGAACTGGAAGTGCATGCCTCCATTCTAGTCACCGACAGCGATGACCTGCTGTCAGGGGTTGAGAGCGGCAAATACGATGTCGCCATCAATCATGTGGCTTTGACCCCTGCGCTGCAGGATCGGTTCGATTTCAGCGAGCCTTACAGCCACCTGCAAGCGCAGGCGATTGCCCGGCAGGAACAGCCGCGCTCACCCAGCAGCCTTGCCATGTTGCAGGGCCAGACATTAGGCGTAGCTCAGGGCAACACGTTTGTCGACCGCGGGCCATTGGTGACGGTGGCGCAGAAAGCGCCAGATACCGATGAGGAAGTTGCCCTGGCGATCCCCTTCCAGAAAGGCAACCCGGCGTTCCAGGCCAGCCTGGACAAGGCGTTGCAGCGGATCAAGGCAGACGGGAGGCTGGAGGCGTTGTCGCAGAAATGGTTCGGGGCGGCTGCAAGACAGCCCTGA
- a CDS encoding GMC family oxidoreductase encodes MSTVMKKVDAVIVGFGWTGAIMAKELTEAGLNVVALERGPMQDTYPDGNYPQVIDELTYSVRKKLFQDVSKETVTIRHSVNDVALPNRQLGAFLPGNGVGGAGLHWSGVHFRVDPIELRMRSHYEERYGKNFIPKDMTIQDFGVSYEELEPFFDYAEKVFGTSGQAWTVNGQRVGEGKGGNPYAPDRSDHFPLVSQKNTYSAQLFQKAANEVGYKPYNLPSANTSGPYTNPYGAQMGPCNFCGFCSGYVCYMYSKASPNVNILPALKPLPNFELRPNAHVIRVNLDSTKTKATGVTYIDALGREIEQQADLVILGAFQFHNVRLMLLSGIGKPYDPKTGEGVVGKNFAYQNMGTIKAYFDKDVHTNNFIGAGGNGVAIDDFNADNFDHGPHGFVGGSPMWVNQAGSRPIAGTSNPPGTPAWGSAWKRATADYYTHQVSMDAHGAHQSYRGNYLDLDPVYRDAYGQPLLRMTFDWQENDIKMNRFMMEKMGKIAEAMNPKAIARIGKQVGDHFNTSSYQTTHLNGGAIMGTNPKTSALNRYLQSWDVHNVFVPGASAFPQGLGYNPTGLVAALTYWSARAIREQYLKNPGPLVQA; translated from the coding sequence ATGTCGACCGTTATGAAAAAAGTTGATGCAGTTATCGTCGGATTCGGCTGGACCGGCGCGATCATGGCCAAAGAACTGACCGAAGCTGGTCTGAATGTTGTGGCCCTCGAACGTGGCCCGATGCAGGACACTTACCCGGACGGTAACTATCCACAGGTAATCGACGAACTCACCTACAGCGTGCGTAAAAAGCTGTTCCAGGACGTCTCCAAGGAAACCGTCACCATCCGCCATAGCGTCAATGACGTGGCTTTGCCAAATCGCCAGTTGGGCGCTTTTTTACCCGGTAATGGTGTGGGCGGTGCAGGCTTGCACTGGTCTGGGGTGCACTTTCGGGTCGACCCGATCGAACTGCGCATGCGCAGTCATTACGAAGAGCGCTACGGCAAGAACTTTATCCCCAAGGACATGACCATCCAGGACTTCGGCGTCAGCTACGAAGAACTGGAGCCGTTTTTCGACTATGCGGAAAAGGTCTTTGGTACTTCGGGCCAGGCCTGGACCGTCAATGGCCAACGGGTCGGTGAAGGCAAGGGTGGCAACCCTTACGCACCGGATCGCTCCGACCACTTCCCATTGGTGTCGCAGAAGAACACCTACTCCGCACAGCTGTTTCAGAAAGCGGCTAATGAAGTGGGCTACAAGCCTTACAACCTGCCCTCGGCCAACACCTCGGGGCCTTACACCAACCCCTACGGCGCGCAGATGGGCCCGTGCAACTTCTGCGGTTTTTGCAGCGGTTACGTGTGCTACATGTATTCCAAGGCATCGCCCAACGTCAATATTCTTCCTGCCCTGAAGCCGTTGCCGAACTTCGAGCTGCGCCCTAACGCCCATGTGATCCGGGTCAACCTGGACAGCACCAAAACCAAAGCCACTGGTGTGACCTATATCGATGCCCTGGGCCGCGAAATCGAGCAGCAGGCCGATCTGGTGATCCTTGGTGCGTTCCAGTTCCACAATGTGCGTCTGATGTTGCTGTCGGGCATTGGCAAGCCGTATGACCCGAAAACCGGTGAAGGCGTGGTGGGCAAAAACTTCGCTTACCAGAACATGGGCACCATCAAGGCCTACTTCGACAAAGACGTTCACACCAACAACTTTATCGGTGCGGGCGGCAATGGCGTGGCGATTGACGACTTCAACGCCGACAACTTCGACCACGGCCCCCACGGCTTTGTCGGTGGTTCGCCAATGTGGGTCAACCAGGCCGGTAGCCGACCGATTGCAGGTACGTCCAACCCGCCGGGTACGCCGGCCTGGGGCAGCGCATGGAAGCGTGCAACCGCCGATTACTACACCCACCAAGTGTCGATGGACGCCCACGGTGCGCATCAGTCCTACCGTGGCAACTACCTTGATCTTGACCCGGTTTATCGCGATGCCTACGGCCAACCTCTGCTGCGCATGACGTTCGACTGGCAAGAAAACGACATCAAGATGAACCGCTTCATGATGGAAAAAATGGGCAAGATCGCCGAAGCGATGAACCCCAAGGCCATTGCGCGTATCGGCAAGCAGGTAGGCGACCACTTCAATACGTCGTCGTACCAGACCACCCACCTCAACGGTGGCGCGATCATGGGCACCAACCCGAAAACCAGCGCACTGAACCGCTACCTGCAAAGCTGGGACGTTCACAACGTATTTGTGCCGGGCGCATCGGCTTTCCCACAAGGTTTGGGCTACAACCCCACAGGTCTCGTGGCGGCATTGACGTACTGGTCGGCGCGGGCAATCCGCGAGCAGTACCTGAAAAACCCCGGCCCGCTGGTTCAGGCATAA
- a CDS encoding cytochrome c — protein MKAFVIATLALFASFSAVAEESDPQALIKQGEYLARAGDCVACHTAKGGKPFAGGLAMETPIGTIYSTNITPDKNGIGSYSFEDFDKAVRHGVAQNGSTLYPAMPYPSYARVNEADMRALYAYFMKGVKPVEQANQEADIPWPLSMRWPLAIWRWLFAPAVEDFKPDAGKDVVLNRGAYLVEGLGHCGACHTPRALTMQEKALSASDSPAFLSGSAPLEGWIAKNLRGDHKDGLGSWSEEQLVQFLKTGRSDRSAVFGGMSDVIVHSMQYMSDADLTAIARYLKSLPAVNPADKPHQYDPAVADALWNGDDSKRGAAVYIDNCAACHRTDGHGYTRVFPALAGNPVLQSADPTSLIHIVLKGGTLPATHTAPSTFTMPAFDWRLSDQEVADVVNFIRTSWGNQAAEVKAGDVKAIRQP, from the coding sequence ATGAAAGCATTTGTTATCGCGACCCTGGCCTTGTTCGCCAGCTTCTCGGCTGTGGCTGAAGAGAGTGACCCGCAGGCGCTGATCAAACAGGGTGAATACCTGGCTCGCGCCGGTGACTGCGTGGCGTGCCACACCGCCAAGGGCGGCAAGCCGTTCGCCGGTGGCCTGGCGATGGAAACCCCGATCGGTACGATCTACTCGACCAATATCACGCCGGACAAAAACGGCATTGGCAGCTACAGCTTTGAAGACTTCGACAAAGCCGTGCGCCACGGCGTCGCGCAAAACGGCAGTACCTTGTACCCGGCCATGCCGTACCCCTCGTATGCGCGGGTCAACGAGGCGGATATGCGAGCGTTGTATGCCTACTTTATGAAGGGCGTAAAACCTGTCGAACAAGCGAATCAGGAGGCAGACATTCCGTGGCCGCTGAGCATGCGCTGGCCGCTGGCGATCTGGCGCTGGCTGTTTGCCCCGGCGGTTGAAGACTTCAAGCCCGACGCCGGCAAAGACGTGGTGCTTAACCGTGGCGCCTATCTGGTGGAAGGCCTTGGGCACTGCGGCGCATGCCATACGCCACGCGCCCTGACCATGCAGGAAAAAGCCCTGAGTGCCAGCGACAGCCCGGCATTCCTGTCAGGCAGCGCACCGCTGGAAGGTTGGATCGCGAAGAACTTGCGCGGTGATCACAAGGACGGGTTGGGCAGTTGGAGCGAAGAGCAACTGGTGCAGTTCCTCAAGACCGGGCGCAGTGATCGCAGTGCGGTATTTGGCGGCATGAGCGATGTGATCGTACACAGCATGCAGTACATGTCCGACGCAGACTTGACGGCTATCGCTCGTTACCTGAAGTCGTTGCCGGCAGTGAATCCGGCGGACAAGCCCCATCAGTACGATCCGGCTGTAGCGGATGCCCTGTGGAACGGTGATGACAGCAAGCGCGGCGCGGCGGTGTACATCGACAACTGCGCGGCCTGCCATCGCACTGACGGTCACGGCTATACCCGAGTGTTCCCGGCATTGGCGGGTAACCCGGTATTGCAGTCGGCCGACCCGACATCGCTGATCCATATTGTGCTTAAGGGTGGGACATTGCCTGCGACGCATACGGCGCCGTCAACGTTCACCATGCCGGCTTTCGACTGGCGCTTGTCGGATCAGGAAGTGGCCGATGTGGTCAATTTTATCCGCACCAGTTGGGGCAACCAGGCGGCTGAGGTCAAGGCCGGGGATGTGAAGGCAATTCGTCAACCCTGA
- a CDS encoding fumarylacetoacetate hydrolase family protein, which produces MSYQHQYVDGTRIHFPIGKVVCIGRNYAEHAKELDNPIPTEPLLFIKPGSCVVPLEGGFAIPTERGSVHYEAEISVLIGKPLSNNPSAEEVLDAISGFAPGLDLTLRDKQAELKSKGLPWEIAKSFDGACVLAPFVQSSTFADLADIGIRLTINGEVRQDGNSALMLNPIVPMIQHMAACFSLQAGDVIMTGTPVGVGPLNVGDELVLELTGVSRFESIVR; this is translated from the coding sequence ATGAGCTATCAGCACCAGTATGTCGACGGTACCCGGATTCACTTTCCCATCGGTAAGGTGGTGTGCATCGGCCGTAACTACGCCGAACACGCCAAGGAACTGGATAACCCGATCCCGACCGAGCCCCTGCTTTTCATCAAGCCGGGCAGTTGTGTAGTGCCTCTGGAAGGCGGCTTTGCGATCCCCACCGAACGCGGTTCGGTGCATTACGAAGCGGAAATTTCGGTGCTGATCGGCAAGCCCCTGTCGAACAACCCGAGCGCCGAGGAAGTGCTGGACGCGATCTCCGGTTTTGCCCCCGGCCTGGACCTGACCCTGCGTGACAAACAGGCCGAACTCAAGAGCAAGGGCTTGCCGTGGGAAATTGCCAAGTCGTTCGATGGCGCCTGTGTGCTGGCCCCTTTCGTGCAGAGCAGCACCTTTGCTGACCTGGCCGATATCGGCATTCGTTTGACCATCAATGGCGAAGTGCGTCAGGACGGCAACAGCGCCCTGATGCTCAATCCAATTGTGCCGATGATCCAGCACATGGCCGCATGCTTCTCGCTGCAAGCCGGTGACGTGATCATGACCGGCACACCGGTAGGCGTAGGCCCGCTGAATGTGGGGGATGAGCTGGTGCTGGAGCTGACAGGCGTGAGCCGCTTCGAGAGTATCGTTCGCTAG
- the serA gene encoding phosphoglycerate dehydrogenase — translation MSKTSLDKSKIKFLLLEGVHQSAVEVLKSAGYTSIEYITSSLPEAQLKEKIADAHFIGIRSRTQLTEEVFDCAKKLVAVGCFCIGTNQVDLNAARERGIAVFNAPYSNTRSVAELVLAEAILLLRGIPEKNASCHRGGWIKSAANSFEIRGKKLGIVGYGSIGTQLSVLAEGLGMQVFFYDTVTKLPLGNATQVGNLHELLGMSDIVTLHVPETAATQWMIGEKEIRAIKKGGILINAARGTVVELDALADAIKDKHLIGAAIDVFPVEPRSNDDVFESPLRGLDNVILTPHIGGSTAEAQANIGLEVAEKLVKYSDNGTSVSSVNFPEVALPAHPGKHRLLHIHQNIPGVMSEINKIFAENGINISGQFLQTNEKVGYVVIDVDAESSDLAQEKLQTINGTIRCRVLF, via the coding sequence ATGAGCAAGACTTCTCTCGATAAGAGCAAGATCAAGTTCCTTCTTTTGGAAGGCGTCCACCAATCCGCTGTTGAAGTGCTCAAATCCGCCGGGTACACCAGCATTGAGTACATCACCAGTTCCTTGCCTGAAGCCCAGCTGAAGGAAAAGATCGCTGATGCCCACTTTATCGGCATCCGTTCTCGTACCCAGCTGACCGAAGAAGTGTTCGATTGCGCCAAGAAACTGGTCGCTGTTGGTTGTTTCTGCATCGGCACCAACCAGGTCGACCTCAACGCTGCTCGCGAACGCGGTATCGCTGTTTTCAACGCCCCTTACTCCAACACCCGTTCGGTGGCCGAGCTGGTGCTGGCTGAAGCGATCCTGTTGTTGCGTGGCATCCCTGAGAAAAACGCTTCCTGCCACCGTGGTGGCTGGATCAAGAGCGCGGCCAACTCCTTCGAAATCCGCGGCAAGAAGCTGGGCATCGTCGGTTACGGCTCGATCGGTACCCAACTGTCGGTTCTGGCTGAAGGCCTGGGCATGCAGGTGTTCTTCTACGACACCGTGACCAAGCTGCCATTGGGCAACGCGACTCAGGTGGGCAATCTGCACGAGCTGTTGGGCATGTCCGACATCGTCACCTTGCACGTACCGGAAACCGCAGCCACCCAGTGGATGATCGGCGAGAAAGAAATCCGCGCCATCAAAAAGGGCGGCATTCTGATAAACGCCGCGCGTGGCACCGTGGTTGAGCTGGACGCCCTGGCTGACGCGATCAAGGACAAGCACCTGATCGGCGCCGCCATCGACGTGTTCCCGGTTGAGCCGCGCTCCAACGACGACGTGTTCGAAAGCCCGCTGCGTGGCCTGGACAACGTGATCCTGACCCCGCACATCGGCGGCTCCACCGCTGAAGCGCAAGCCAACATCGGTCTGGAAGTGGCAGAAAAACTGGTCAAGTACAGCGACAACGGTACTTCGGTATCGTCTGTGAACTTCCCGGAAGTGGCCCTGCCGGCCCACCCAGGCAAGCACCGTCTGCTGCACATCCACCAGAACATCCCGGGCGTGATGAGCGAAATCAACAAGATCTTCGCCGAAAACGGGATCAACATCTCCGGCCAGTTCCTGCAAACCAACGAGAAAGTTGGCTATGTAGTGATCGACGTCGACGCCGAGTCCTCAGACCTGGCGCAAGAGAAGCTGCAGACCATCAACGGCACCATTCGTTGCCGCGTGTTGTTCTAA